From Staphylococcus sp. IVB6214:
GAAGATAAAATGAATGCCATTGCGGAAGATTTTACCGACGCTTTGATTATCCCAACAGATGTCACAGATCGTGCATCTGTGGAACAAGCCATTGAGCACACAATTGCACACTTCGGACAAGTTGATTTTCTCATCAACAGTGCCGGCTTAATGACTTCTTCAGCCATTACAAAAGGAGATGTCACAGGCTGGGATGCGATGATTGATGTCAATGTGAAAGGAACGCTTTATGCGATTAATGCCGTAATGCCACATCTTCAAGCACAATCTAGTGGACATATCGTCAATATCTCATCAATCTCAGGCTTTGAAGTCACAAAAGTAAGCACACTTTACAGCGCGACAAAAGCAGCTGTACATGCCATTACACAAGGGCTTGAGAAAGAATTAGCACGCACAGGTATTCGTTCAACAAGTATCTCACCAGGTATGGTAGACACACCACTTAATGATGGATATGACTTCGGCGATCGTAAAATGCTTGAAGCCCAGAATATTGCAGATGCTGTAATTTACGCATTAACACAACCTGCACATGTCAATGTAAACGAAATAACTGTTCGCCCTGTATAACATCCTGCTATATTCACGAGATACTCAAGTGTCGTATCTCGTGTTTTTTTACGCAATTGACATATCTTTTCGAAAATTCTAAACTTAAATTAAACCGCTTACAAAATAAGGAGGATGTCAAATGACGAAAATTGCTATTGCTGGCGCAGGTGCTATGGGGAGTCGTATTGGAAGTTACATTAAGCAAGCAGGATACGATGTTACATTAATTGATACATGGCCAAACCATGTTCAAGCCATCAATGATAAAGGACTAGAAATTCAGACAGAAACAGATACATACATTGTAGACATTCCTGCTGTGTTACCAACCGATGTCACTGGTTCATTTGATTTAATAATAATTCTTACAAAATCAATGCACTCAGAAGCAATGATTCATGAGCTAAAAGAACGTAATGCTATTCACCAAGACACGGCCATCCTAACAATGATGAATGGTCTCGGACATGATGAACGTTTTGCAAAAATCGTACCACATGAGCAAGTCTTTTTAGCTGTGACGATGTGGACAGCGGGTATGCGTGGCCCCGGACAAATTTTACTAGAAGGACAAGGCAGCATCGAGCTACAACGTGCTGACGGTCAAGCCGATGAGCGTACTGAGAGAATCAATAAAATTTTCAATGATGCCGGATTAAACGCTAAAATTAGCGATAACGTGTTCCAATCCATTTGGTCTAAAGCAACGTTGAATAGCGTATTAAATCCGCTATGTAGTATTTTGAATAAAACAATCTACGAATTCGGTAGCTATGAACATTCACGTGATATGGTCACACCTGTTATCGATGAGATTGTTACTGTGGCAAAAGCACGTGGTGTAACACTCGATGCTAATGCAATGCTTGAGAAAATTGAAGCTGCCTACCCTAAAGAGACACAAGGATTACATTACCCATCTATGCATCAAGACCTATACAATGGTCGCTACACAGAAGTCGACTACTTAAATGGACAAATCAGTAAGTATGGACGTGAAGCAAATATTCCAACACCTAACAATGATATGTTGACGCACTTGATTCACCAATTAGAAATGAAATATGTCAAATAAGATACAAGTGGGGAGCGATAAATGATGATGTTATCGCTCCCCGCTCTTTGCATAATTTAAAAAATTACATACAGTTCTTCTGATAAAATTTGTCGTACGATAATCTTAATTCAACAAAATATAAAAAGCATTTATATTTATTTTTCGTTCCGTAGCCTTACTGAACTACTATTGTAATATAATGTTTTCGTCATCAATACACTATCTGTTGAAGTCTGACAGGATAGGAGATGTTTGATTATGACTGTGATATCTATCGTATATTGCACATTGCTCGCGCCAATTACCGTTGGTATCGTACTTGCGACTTACAAGCATTGGTTAAGTAATCGCAAGCGTTGATGACGATTAACCACCAATCACTAACAAAAAAACGGGGCTGAGACATAGGCGCTCAATTTCCCTTCAAAAAAAGCCGTTAAAATTCGGCACTGCACCCTTAATATGGGACTCACATAAAAACACTTGAATTAGGCTGCTAATTTTCTGTATTGCACAGGGGATAAGTAGCCTAATTTTTGTTGAATTCGATTATTATTATAGTTTTCAATGTACTTTTCGACAATATCCTTTACAATGAAATTAGAGTTATTTAACTCATTGTTAAGATAAAATGTTTCACACTTTAGCGAGGAATGGAAACATTCTATCGGGGCGTTATCAGCAGGTGTACCTTTGCGAGACATACTTCTGATAATGCCCTTTTCTTCGCATAATTGGTAGTAAGCATGCGATGTATAGACGCTTCCTTGATCGCTATGAAGTAGACATCCTTCTGGAATATCAATTTGGTTTAAGGTGTCATTTACCAAACTTTGATCTTGTGTATCGCTAATCTTATAAGCCACAATTTCACCGTTATATAAATCGATGATTGAAGATAAATACAACATTGAATTACCAAAGGGAAGATACGTAATATCAGTAGTCAGTACTTGTAGAGGTTGATTTGCTCTAAAGTTACCATTCAGTTTATTGCTTGTAAGATAATATGCCTTCCCTCGACGTTTAGATTTCTTAATTCTAACTCTACAATTCAAATTATTTTCTCTCATAATTCTTTGTACACGTTTATGGTTTATCGGTTGTTTAGAGGCCTGATTCATCAGAGCAGTTATCTTGCGATAGCCGTACGTGTAATGATTATCTTCACATAATTCCTTAACCTTTTTAACTGTTGTATCTTCCGTTTTCTTCTTATTTTTCCAACGGTAGTAATTTGATTTAGGGACATTCAACACTTCCAAAATCAGCTTCACAGGATGCCTGTGCTTTAACTCATCCACTAATTCTATCACTACTTCAGGTACCACTTCCTTTCCAATTCCTTGTACTTTTTTAAAATATCTATTTCGGCTTGATTTCTTCTATTCTTTAACTTTAATTGTTCCAGTTCAGAAAGTTCCACTAATCCTTTATTATAGGAGTATTGTTTGCCTACTTGTTGACTAAATCGATATGTTTCACCCTTTCTATACCATCTCCACCATGTTTTTACCTGTGTGCTATTTCTAATATTTAATTCACACATAATTTCTTTAGTTGTATAACCTTCTGCTTTCATCTTCACTGCTTTAAACTTTGTTTCAACTGAATACGCCACTCTGCGCATAGAAAAAACACCTCCGTAAATTCATTTTAACTGAATTCAACGAAAGTGTTTTTATAAAGTTCCCACTATATGGGGTCAGCTCAATTCTTTTTTAAGATTTTAACGGCTTTTTTCTTATTATTTACTAAAAAACTAGCACTTATCTGGCTAGTTTTCTGATGTTTACTGCCATAAGTGCGATTCCTAATTCGCATTCAACCTTTGATTGAGTGCGAACTGATAACCTTTGGAAACCCAAATTAGCCTTCAGATTTCCAAATGCTGATTCGACATCTATTTTTCGTTTTTTGTAGATGCCTTTCGTTTTTGGATCTGAAAGCTGCTTATTTGTGAATGCTTTAAAATAATCCCAAGTTGGATTTTTATATAAGCTTTTTGTTGTAGTTGGGTTGGTTCTGTAATTCATACATTCATTTCGTAAAGGACATCCAACACAATCTTCACATTTATATAATTTGAAATCTCTCTGATAACCATATCCGTCTCTTCTTTTTCTATAACTTTTGAAATGCAATTCTTTGTTATTCGGACATACATAATAGTCATCTATTTCATTATATTTCCAATTAGCTGTTATGAATGGATTATTTTTATATTTTCTTTTCTTCTCTTTTAAATACATACTATATGTGATGAGTAGTGTTTTCTCGAATTCATCAAGAATCATCGTATAGTTTTGTTCGCTACCATATCCCGCATCAGCTACAATGTACTCTGGAATGTCACCGTATAATTCTTTGATTGATTTTAAAAAAGAAGGAAGTGTTCGCGTATCACCCGGATTACTATACACACCAAATGCCAAAATGAACTGATTGTTCGTCGCAATCTGCAGATTATAGCCAGGCTTTAATTGTCCATTCTTCATATGATCATCTTTCATTCTCATAAAGGTCGCATCATGATCTGTTTTAGAATAGCTTTTTCTGTCACCATAAATTTCCATCTGCTCATCATATTTTATTTTACGATCTTTAAAATCTTTGATTGCTTTTTTATATTTTCTAACTTTACTTCTTTGTTTTCTTAATGTCTTTCTTATTTCTACACTTTGAGATGCTTCAATTTTAGAAGTGAGCGTTTCATTTTTATCATCTAAATGCATCTCAATACGATTTAATTCTTCTTTCGTTAGTTCATCAGAAGATTCTCTCTTAATTTCAGGTATGATCTTCTCTGAAATTAACTGTTTATACACCGCATTGGATTTTTCAATAACCCCTTTACTAAAATGCTTAGTGCTACCTAGCCATTGAAAAGTATATTTATTGGCATTAGCCTCTATCTTCGTTCCATCTATATAAAGGGCGTCTTCTGTAATCACTTTGTCTTCTAATAATTGCGCTCTAAGACCCACAAATAGAACTTGTATAAAATCTATCATGTGTGGATTAACTCTAAAGCGATTGATTGTACGATATGAAGGGACTTGTCCTTGAGCTAACCACATCATACGACAACTATCTTTAAGTAGAAATTCCATTTTTCTACCAGAAAAGACAGACTGTGTATAGCTGTATAAAACGATTTTTAACATCATTTTAGGATGATAAGATGAAGGACCTCTATGGTTGTAATATTGATTAAAAGTTTCTTGGGGAATAGATTCTACAAGTTTATTAATAATGAGGGCAATATCACTCTCGGGAAAAGAAATTTCAGTTTCAATTGGCAGACTAAGCTGAG
This genomic window contains:
- a CDS encoding 2-dehydropantoate 2-reductase, with protein sequence MTKIAIAGAGAMGSRIGSYIKQAGYDVTLIDTWPNHVQAINDKGLEIQTETDTYIVDIPAVLPTDVTGSFDLIIILTKSMHSEAMIHELKERNAIHQDTAILTMMNGLGHDERFAKIVPHEQVFLAVTMWTAGMRGPGQILLEGQGSIELQRADGQADERTERINKIFNDAGLNAKISDNVFQSIWSKATLNSVLNPLCSILNKTIYEFGSYEHSRDMVTPVIDEIVTVAKARGVTLDANAMLEKIEAAYPKETQGLHYPSMHQDLYNGRYTEVDYLNGQISKYGREANIPTPNNDMLTHLIHQLEMKYVK
- a CDS encoding SDR family oxidoreductase translates to MEMLKDKVAVITGASSGIGTAIAQQLNDNGAKIVLLARNEDKMNAIAEDFTDALIIPTDVTDRASVEQAIEHTIAHFGQVDFLINSAGLMTSSAITKGDVTGWDAMIDVNVKGTLYAINAVMPHLQAQSSGHIVNISSISGFEVTKVSTLYSATKAAVHAITQGLEKELARTGIRSTSISPGMVDTPLNDGYDFGDRKMLEAQNIADAVIYALTQPAHVNVNEITVRPV
- a CDS encoding IS1182 family transposase: MYKEYNISQLSLPIETEISFPESDIALIINKLVESIPQETFNQYYNHRGPSSYHPKMMLKIVLYSYTQSVFSGRKMEFLLKDSCRMMWLAQGQVPSYRTINRFRVNPHMIDFIQVLFVGLRAQLLEDKVITEDALYIDGTKIEANANKYTFQWLGSTKHFSKGVIEKSNAVYKQLISEKIIPEIKRESSDELTKEELNRIEMHLDDKNETLTSKIEASQSVEIRKTLRKQRSKVRKYKKAIKDFKDRKIKYDEQMEIYGDRKSYSKTDHDATFMRMKDDHMKNGQLKPGYNLQIATNNQFILAFGVYSNPGDTRTLPSFLKSIKELYGDIPEYIVADAGYGSEQNYTMILDEFEKTLLITYSMYLKEKKRKYKNNPFITANWKYNEIDDYYVCPNNKELHFKSYRKRRDGYGYQRDFKLYKCEDCVGCPLRNECMNYRTNPTTTKSLYKNPTWDYFKAFTNKQLSDPKTKGIYKKRKIDVESAFGNLKANLGFQRLSVRTQSKVECELGIALMAVNIRKLAR
- a CDS encoding type I toxin-antitoxin system Fst family toxin, which translates into the protein MTVISIVYCTLLAPITVGIVLATYKHWLSNRKR
- a CDS encoding IS3 family transposase (programmed frameshift), which codes for MRRVAYSVETKFKAVKMKAEGYTTKEIMCELNIRNSTQVKTWWRWYRKGETYRFSQQVGKQYSYNKGLVELSELEQLKLKNRRNQAEIDIFKKVQGIGKEVVPEVVIELVDELKHRHPVKLILEVLNVPKSNYYRWKNKKKTEDTTVKKVKELCEDNHYTYGYRKITALMNQASKQPINHKRVQRIMRENNLNCRVRIKKSKRRGKAYYLTSNKLNGNFRANQPLQVLTTDITYLPFGNSMLYLSSIIDLYNGEIVAYKISDTQDQSLVNDTLNQIDIPEGCLLHSDQGSVYTSHAYYQLCEEKGIIRSMSRKGTPADNAPIECFHSSLKCETFYLNNELNNSNFIVKDIVEKYIENYNNNRIQQKLGYLSPVQYRKLAA